In Candidatus Binataceae bacterium, one genomic interval encodes:
- a CDS encoding UvrD-helicase domain-containing protein has translation MPSINLDDLNPPQREAVLAPDGPLLIVAGAGSGKTRVLTSRIAYQLATGAASAEQTLAVTFTNKAAREMRERVASLLGGARFPWVSTFHSACARILRQDAASIGYDRNFSILDDGDTMALIRRVLEDARLADSPPPEAVRARIDQAKNEAMLPAQLAERAGNPRERILAQVYALYQERLQAMNALDFGDLLLQTWRLFETDAAALERWRERAAHLLVDEYQDTNQVQYLLVRALSAPQGNLCVVGDEDQSIYRWRGADIRNILDFERDFPAARIIKLEQNYRSTKTILAAAGTVIEHNLERKPKRLWTENPDGEPVVYYTGLTERDEADYIAREIGRLIGGEFAPADVVVFFRVNAQSRVLEEALVRRRIPYLIVGGLRFYDRREIKDLLAYLRVLANPADALSLERMVGTPPRGIGAKTIEIVREVAARESINEFEALGRLEVESRVALRIAKQAGALYGWMRALAERSRTISVRKTLEEILSHCDFDTYLGGLEDADARRQNVAEMLTAADAFDAEGNAAGLGEFLERIALLADSDQIVAAGGRVSLMTLHTSKGLEYPVVFIAGMEEGLFPHSRSQDDGGEVEEERRLCYVGMTRAQQLLHLTNALSRELYGNRQEATPSRFLREIDRNLIRRIEPERPRQGGERQTGLRQPSREPYVDYTDSQLPEGNGDDGDPCAIGARVQHVTFGRGVVRRREGRGDAAKVWVAFERSGLKLLVLKFANLRPVAD, from the coding sequence ATGCCATCGATTAATCTCGACGATTTGAATCCCCCGCAGCGTGAAGCGGTGCTCGCGCCTGACGGTCCGCTGCTGATTGTAGCGGGGGCCGGCTCGGGCAAGACGCGCGTGCTCACCAGCCGCATCGCATATCAACTCGCGACCGGGGCGGCGAGCGCAGAGCAGACGCTGGCGGTGACCTTCACCAACAAGGCGGCGCGCGAGATGCGCGAGCGGGTAGCGAGCCTGCTCGGCGGCGCGCGCTTCCCATGGGTGAGCACGTTTCACTCAGCCTGCGCACGAATTCTGCGGCAGGACGCGGCGTCGATTGGGTATGATCGCAACTTCTCGATCCTGGACGACGGCGACACGATGGCGCTGATCCGGCGCGTGCTCGAAGATGCACGGCTGGCGGATTCGCCGCCGCCCGAGGCGGTGCGGGCGCGGATCGATCAGGCCAAGAATGAGGCGATGCTGCCGGCGCAACTGGCGGAACGCGCCGGGAACCCTCGCGAGCGCATACTGGCGCAGGTCTATGCGCTCTACCAGGAACGGCTGCAGGCGATGAACGCGCTCGATTTCGGCGACCTGCTGCTTCAGACCTGGCGGCTGTTCGAGACCGACGCGGCAGCGCTCGAGCGCTGGCGGGAGCGCGCCGCGCACCTGCTGGTGGACGAGTACCAGGACACCAACCAGGTGCAGTATCTGCTGGTGCGCGCGCTCTCGGCGCCGCAGGGGAATCTGTGCGTGGTCGGCGACGAAGATCAATCGATATACCGCTGGCGCGGCGCAGACATCCGCAACATCCTCGATTTCGAGCGCGACTTTCCCGCCGCCCGCATCATCAAGCTCGAACAGAACTATCGCTCGACCAAGACGATTCTGGCGGCGGCCGGGACGGTGATCGAGCACAATCTCGAACGCAAACCCAAGCGCTTGTGGACGGAGAATCCGGACGGCGAGCCGGTGGTCTACTACACCGGACTGACCGAGCGCGACGAGGCCGACTACATCGCGCGCGAAATCGGCCGCCTGATCGGAGGTGAGTTCGCCCCGGCCGACGTCGTGGTGTTCTTCCGGGTCAATGCGCAGTCGCGGGTGCTCGAAGAAGCGCTGGTGCGGCGCCGGATTCCGTACCTGATTGTCGGCGGGCTGCGCTTCTACGATCGCCGCGAAATCAAAGACCTGCTGGCCTATCTGCGAGTGCTGGCGAATCCCGCCGACGCGCTCAGCCTCGAGCGCATGGTCGGGACGCCGCCGCGCGGGATCGGCGCAAAAACGATCGAGATCGTCCGCGAGGTCGCGGCGCGCGAGAGTATCAACGAGTTTGAAGCGCTCGGACGGCTAGAAGTGGAATCCCGCGTCGCACTGCGGATTGCCAAGCAGGCAGGCGCGCTCTATGGCTGGATGCGCGCTCTGGCCGAACGCTCCCGCACCATCAGCGTACGCAAAACTCTCGAGGAGATTCTCTCCCACTGCGACTTCGATACTTACCTCGGCGGTCTTGAAGACGCCGACGCGAGGCGCCAGAACGTCGCCGAGATGCTGACCGCGGCCGACGCCTTCGATGCCGAAGGAAATGCGGCGGGGCTCGGCGAATTCCTTGAACGGATCGCCCTACTCGCCGACAGTGATCAGATCGTGGCGGCGGGCGGTCGCGTGTCGCTGATGACGCTGCATACCTCGAAAGGGCTCGAATATCCGGTGGTCTTTATCGCCGGGATGGAGGAGGGGCTGTTTCCGCATTCGCGCTCTCAGGACGACGGCGGCGAGGTCGAGGAGGAGCGCCGCCTCTGCTATGTGGGCATGACGCGGGCGCAGCAGTTGCTGCATCTGACGAACGCGCTGTCGCGCGAATTGTACGGTAATCGGCAGGAGGCGACGCCGTCACGCTTCCTGCGCGAAATCGATCGCAACCTGATCCGGCGGATCGAGCCGGAGCGCCCGCGGCAAGGGGGCGAACGGCAGACGGGCCTGCGGCAGCCCTCGCGCGAACCCTACGTCGATTACACTGACAGCCAGCTCCCGGAGGGCAACGGTGACGACGGCGATCCGTGCGCGATCGGGGCGCGCGTTCAGCATGTAACTTTCGGCCGCGGCGTGGTGCGCCGTCGCGAAGGACGGGGCGACGCCGCCAAGGTCTGGGTCGCCTTCGAGCGCAGCGGGCTCAAGCTGCTGGTGCTGAAGTTCGCCAACTTAAGGCCCGTTGCTGATTAG
- a CDS encoding CusA/CzcA family heavy metal efflux RND transporter: protein MIERTIDWCHANRFLLFLGVIALVLGGVWSLKRIPLDALPDISDVQVIIHTEWMGQPPNLIEDQVTYPIVTAMLAAPHVKAVRAQTMPNDSYVFVVFEDGTDIYWARSRVLEYLQQITGKLPSGVNPVIGPDATGAGWVYEYALVDKSHTHSLADLRSLQDWNVRYALETVPGVSEVATIGGFVKQYQVKLDPNRLLALKIPLETVIDKIRDSNGEVGGRVLEMSGADYMIRGLGYIHSVADLEQISVATNNGTPVLIRDLGVVSLGPDLREGAAEWNGDGETVAGIVVMRYGQNALTIIDGVKHKLAQIQKTLPQGVEIVAGYDRSRLIQSSINTLQRDLIEEAIIVSLVIIIFLFHLRSALIPILALPIAVIATFIPMYYLQISSNIMSLGGLALAIGVLVDASIVMVENGYRHLSEAQHQATSRNESTTEPERQRILLSAAKQVGRPIFFSLIIIVVSFLPVFLLESQEGRMFRPLAYTKSFAIAFSSVLAITVVPVLMVLFIRGKRLRPEEDNPISRFFQKIYLPVIRWCLHHRALTIAANLIFLLLTIPLLFKIGSQFMPPLYEGSSLYMPTALPGISITSAVDLMQKQDQIIRSFPEVESVFGSVGRSDSATDNAPLDMYDTTIMLKPRTQWRKGITYDSLIADMDARLHFPGLANSWTMPVENRLDMELTGIKTPVGLKIQGPDVDRIQQIGSEIEEILGSVPGTRGIFAERVSQGFYINVAVDRTTAARYGLTVGDVQRAVSSGMGGENIATTVEGRERYSINVRYLADYRNDLSALRRILIMTPTGAQIPLGEVARITLSPGPSMIRDEDGSLTGYVYIDLATTDYGSYVDNAQRVLDRQLHLPAGYTLKWSGEYEFQLRARKRLMVILPIVFGLIFVLLYMLFQSVTESVVLILPTVYAMTGGLLLQYMMGFNFSVAVWVGYIALFGIAVETGVVMVIYLHEALNRHIAAGELTREGVEAAVIEGAVQRLRPKLMTVAVVMLSLAPILWESGIGSDVMKPIAAPIVGGMITSTIHVLILVPVFFAIMKERALKRGVLL, encoded by the coding sequence ATGATCGAAAGAACTATCGACTGGTGCCATGCGAATCGCTTTCTTCTGTTCTTAGGCGTGATCGCTCTGGTACTCGGCGGCGTCTGGTCGCTCAAGCGAATCCCACTCGATGCGTTGCCGGACATCTCCGACGTTCAGGTGATCATTCACACAGAATGGATGGGGCAGCCGCCAAATCTCATCGAGGACCAGGTGACCTACCCTATCGTCACCGCGATGCTCGCCGCGCCGCACGTGAAGGCGGTTCGCGCGCAGACGATGCCCAACGATTCGTATGTGTTCGTCGTCTTCGAGGACGGCACCGACATCTATTGGGCGCGGAGCCGCGTGCTGGAATATCTACAGCAGATTACAGGCAAGCTGCCCTCGGGTGTAAATCCCGTGATTGGCCCGGACGCAACCGGCGCGGGCTGGGTCTACGAATATGCTCTCGTCGATAAAAGTCATACTCACAGTCTCGCCGACCTCCGCAGCTTGCAGGATTGGAACGTGCGGTATGCGCTCGAAACCGTGCCGGGGGTTTCGGAAGTCGCCACTATCGGCGGTTTCGTAAAGCAGTACCAGGTAAAGCTCGATCCGAATCGACTGCTCGCGCTCAAGATCCCGCTGGAAACGGTGATCGACAAAATCCGCGACAGCAACGGCGAAGTTGGTGGGCGCGTGCTTGAGATGTCGGGCGCGGACTACATGATCCGCGGCCTCGGCTATATTCATTCGGTTGCAGATCTCGAACAAATCTCAGTCGCCACCAATAACGGCACACCTGTGTTGATTCGCGACCTCGGCGTGGTCAGCCTCGGACCTGATCTGCGCGAGGGCGCCGCCGAATGGAACGGCGACGGCGAGACGGTCGCCGGCATCGTCGTCATGCGCTACGGGCAGAATGCCCTCACCATCATCGACGGCGTCAAGCACAAGCTCGCACAGATTCAAAAGACTCTGCCGCAAGGTGTTGAAATTGTCGCCGGCTACGACCGTTCGAGACTCATTCAGTCATCCATCAACACTCTGCAACGCGATCTCATTGAAGAAGCCATTATCGTCAGCCTCGTGATCATCATTTTTCTCTTTCACCTGCGTTCGGCACTAATTCCGATTCTCGCACTGCCGATCGCAGTCATCGCGACGTTTATCCCGATGTACTATCTCCAGATCAGCTCCAACATCATGTCGCTGGGCGGTTTGGCGCTGGCGATAGGGGTGCTGGTCGACGCCTCGATCGTGATGGTCGAGAATGGGTACCGGCACTTGTCGGAGGCGCAGCACCAGGCCACGTCGCGAAACGAGTCGACAACCGAGCCCGAGCGGCAGCGAATCCTGTTATCCGCCGCGAAGCAGGTTGGCAGGCCGATCTTCTTCTCGTTAATTATTATCGTCGTCTCGTTCCTGCCGGTGTTCCTGCTCGAATCGCAGGAAGGACGGATGTTTCGGCCTCTGGCCTATACGAAGTCCTTTGCGATTGCGTTTTCTTCAGTTCTCGCGATTACCGTGGTTCCGGTGCTGATGGTTCTATTCATCCGCGGCAAACGCCTTCGTCCCGAGGAGGACAACCCCATCTCGCGCTTCTTCCAGAAGATTTATTTGCCGGTGATTCGCTGGTGCCTGCATCATCGCGCCCTGACGATCGCGGCCAATCTGATTTTCCTACTGCTTACGATTCCACTCCTGTTCAAGATCGGTAGTCAGTTCATGCCACCGCTATATGAGGGCTCGAGTCTCTACATGCCGACTGCGCTTCCTGGAATTTCGATCACGTCGGCGGTAGATCTGATGCAGAAGCAGGATCAGATCATCCGCTCGTTTCCCGAAGTCGAAAGCGTATTCGGCTCCGTCGGACGTTCAGACAGCGCGACCGACAACGCGCCGCTCGACATGTATGATACGACGATCATGCTCAAACCGCGTACCCAGTGGCGAAAGGGCATCACCTACGATTCGCTTATCGCTGACATGGACGCCCGCTTGCATTTTCCCGGTCTGGCGAATTCCTGGACTATGCCTGTCGAGAACCGGCTCGATATGGAGCTCACCGGAATCAAAACTCCCGTCGGACTTAAAATTCAGGGTCCCGATGTCGACCGAATTCAACAGATTGGTTCTGAGATCGAAGAGATTCTCGGGTCCGTCCCGGGCACGCGAGGAATTTTCGCCGAACGAGTCTCGCAGGGGTTCTACATCAACGTTGCCGTGGACCGCACGACCGCCGCCAGATATGGGCTGACCGTCGGCGACGTTCAGCGGGCCGTCAGCTCGGGCATGGGCGGTGAGAATATTGCGACTACCGTCGAAGGGCGCGAACGCTACTCGATCAATGTTCGCTATCTCGCGGACTACCGGAACGACCTGAGCGCGCTTCGTCGAATACTAATCATGACACCGACCGGAGCGCAGATTCCGCTGGGCGAAGTCGCGCGTATCACCTTAAGTCCGGGTCCGTCGATGATACGTGACGAAGATGGCTCGTTGACCGGCTACGTCTATATTGACCTCGCCACCACGGATTACGGCAGCTATGTCGACAACGCTCAGCGCGTGCTCGATCGGCAACTACACCTTCCCGCCGGATATACGCTCAAGTGGTCGGGAGAGTATGAATTCCAACTTCGCGCGCGAAAGCGCCTGATGGTCATCCTGCCGATCGTTTTCGGTCTAATCTTTGTTCTCCTCTACATGCTCTTCCAGTCGGTGACCGAATCGGTCGTACTCATTCTTCCCACTGTGTATGCGATGACCGGCGGCCTGTTGCTTCAGTACATGATGGGTTTCAACTTCAGCGTCGCCGTATGGGTCGGCTACATCGCGCTTTTTGGCATCGCAGTCGAAACTGGCGTCGTCATGGTGATCTATCTCCACGAAGCTCTAAACCGGCACATCGCTGCCGGCGAACTTACCCGTGAGGGAGTCGAGGCCGCGGTCATTGAGGGCGCCGTGCAACGGCTGCGCCCGAAGCTGATGACCGTCGCCGTCGTGATGCTCAGTCTCGCGCCCATTCTATGGGAGAGCGGCATCGGCTCCGACGTGATGAAGCCCATCGCCGCACCAATCGTCGGCGGCATGATCACTTCGACGATTCACGTCCTCATACTGGTGCCGGTGTTCTTCGCAATTATGAAGGAGCGCGCACTGAAGCGAGGGGTTCTGCTCTAG
- a CDS encoding L,D-transpeptidase family protein has protein sequence MAHRPVARWFVIAALAIAVSWSTRAVARVWSEAEFDAHRLVPSPLPAGRDAIIGSPVNFTITKGDTLLDIGRWYGLSAREISDANGHLDWWAPPAGREIILPTERILPEGPRSGIVMNIPEMRIYYFYPPTVVRHRGRLKTASYSAPARVVYTFPVGLGRFDWKTPVGSWRVTGKLVNPTWVVPKDIYEEHLERDGEADHVVPGGDPDNPLGHYKLVLSLPEYGIHGTDVPWGVGMNVSHGCIRLYPENIQQLFGMTPVGTPGRFVYQPIKFGWRGAQLYVEVHDDLYGVYPGLWNHASHEVARLGLENSVDMQKLQAAVEAKSGLPTDVSPGGAPSPGVAPAAGTETAGGASIPSGAESMPSSVSLTTDSPPDSPDAGESATSAPAATSDDESSGAPGSEDDADTTPAAAPDAASHDRDWQPLPTHVTNDNSVE, from the coding sequence ATGGCGCACAGGCCGGTCGCTCGATGGTTCGTGATCGCGGCGTTGGCGATTGCGGTTTCGTGGAGCACGCGGGCCGTCGCGCGAGTCTGGAGCGAGGCGGAGTTCGATGCGCACCGGCTGGTGCCGTCGCCGCTACCTGCTGGTCGCGACGCCATTATCGGCTCCCCGGTTAATTTCACCATCACCAAGGGCGATACGCTGCTCGATATCGGGCGCTGGTACGGACTTTCAGCGCGTGAAATCTCTGACGCCAACGGCCATCTCGATTGGTGGGCGCCGCCGGCCGGCCGCGAGATCATCTTGCCGACCGAGCGCATTTTACCCGAGGGGCCGCGCAGCGGGATCGTGATGAATATCCCGGAGATGCGCATCTACTATTTCTATCCTCCGACCGTCGTGCGGCATCGCGGGAGGCTCAAAACGGCGTCGTACAGCGCCCCAGCGCGCGTGGTTTATACTTTTCCGGTCGGACTCGGCCGTTTTGACTGGAAAACGCCGGTGGGCTCGTGGCGTGTCACCGGCAAGCTGGTCAATCCGACCTGGGTGGTTCCAAAGGACATCTACGAGGAGCATCTCGAGCGCGACGGCGAGGCTGATCACGTCGTTCCGGGCGGCGATCCCGACAACCCGCTCGGTCATTACAAGCTGGTGTTGAGCCTGCCCGAATACGGTATCCACGGGACTGATGTGCCGTGGGGCGTCGGGATGAACGTGAGCCACGGCTGTATCCGGCTCTACCCCGAAAATATCCAACAACTTTTCGGGATGACGCCGGTGGGGACGCCGGGGCGTTTTGTCTATCAGCCGATCAAGTTCGGCTGGCGCGGTGCGCAGCTTTACGTCGAAGTCCACGACGATTTGTACGGGGTCTATCCGGGCTTGTGGAATCACGCCTCGCATGAAGTGGCGCGGCTCGGCCTTGAAAACAGCGTCGATATGCAAAAACTGCAGGCGGCGGTCGAGGCCAAGAGCGGGCTGCCGACGGATGTTTCACCGGGCGGCGCACCGTCGCCGGGGGTCGCGCCGGCTGCGGGCACTGAGACCGCGGGTGGCGCGTCGATACCGTCAGGCGCGGAATCGATGCCCTCAAGCGTCAGTCTGACGACGGATTCCCCGCCTGACAGTCCGGACGCTGGTGAGAGTGCCACGTCAGCCCCGGCAGCAACTAGCGACGACGAGAGCAGTGGCGCACCCGGTAGTGAGGATGACGCGGATACCACACCGGCGGCGGCGCCGGACGCCGCCTCGCACGATCGCGACTGGCAGCCTCTGCCGACGCACGTAACCAACGATAATTCGGTTGAGTGA
- a CDS encoding TolC family protein, with the protein MAPSGAGAEPPDGSDRLRSLVKEALSRSPIVLAARTHWQAQTKAAIQAATLPDPEFSLQHFTVGSPQPFSGYESSDFYYTGFGVSQDIPGPGKLGLQKSEAKKDADYARHRYEAAEREVEEKVKEIYFELFYHAKTLKILDRNQDELQQIQQIAETRYRVGEGLQQDLIKAQLQTTELQKEHATHHQEEDQGQLALKQMLGRDPDSQNIEIGDIAPTHLQIDAAHLAQLVGSDSPDLAADRAMEARSTEALKLAHQEYWPDFTVGYTYEKTGPGFHDYYMLNLGAKIPLYFWRKQTPAIEQAAFEAESARDQSRATQLQVSSDAESSLVAMRTAERIMSIYRDGLIPQAETSQASAMAAYRVGKVDFQTLLSSVLDLQNLRQEYYRSLADHEIAIAKLQQVIGDQQ; encoded by the coding sequence ATGGCTCCGTCGGGCGCCGGCGCCGAACCACCCGACGGTTCCGATCGACTGCGATCGCTGGTCAAAGAGGCGCTTTCCCGCAGTCCGATCGTGCTCGCGGCCCGTACTCACTGGCAGGCTCAGACCAAGGCCGCGATCCAGGCGGCGACGTTACCTGATCCGGAATTCTCGCTTCAGCACTTCACGGTCGGCAGCCCGCAACCGTTTTCGGGTTATGAGAGCAGCGACTTCTACTACACCGGCTTTGGCGTGTCGCAGGACATCCCGGGTCCCGGCAAACTCGGCCTGCAGAAATCCGAAGCAAAAAAAGATGCCGACTACGCCCGGCATCGCTACGAGGCTGCGGAGCGCGAAGTCGAGGAGAAGGTCAAGGAGATCTACTTCGAGCTGTTCTATCACGCGAAAACACTGAAGATTCTCGATCGCAATCAAGACGAGCTTCAACAGATCCAGCAGATCGCCGAAACCCGCTATCGCGTAGGTGAGGGTCTGCAGCAGGACCTGATCAAGGCGCAGCTTCAGACCACCGAGCTCCAGAAGGAGCACGCGACACATCATCAGGAGGAAGACCAGGGACAGCTCGCGCTCAAGCAGATGCTCGGGCGCGATCCGGACTCGCAGAATATCGAAATCGGCGACATCGCACCGACGCATCTGCAGATCGACGCAGCGCACCTCGCACAGCTAGTCGGCAGCGATTCCCCCGACCTCGCAGCCGATCGCGCGATGGAAGCCCGCAGCACGGAGGCCCTGAAGCTCGCGCATCAGGAATACTGGCCGGACTTCACGGTGGGCTACACGTACGAAAAAACCGGGCCCGGATTCCACGATTACTACATGCTGAATCTGGGCGCCAAAATCCCGCTCTATTTCTGGCGCAAGCAAACGCCCGCGATCGAGCAGGCCGCATTCGAAGCTGAGTCTGCGCGCGACCAGTCACGCGCTACCCAACTGCAAGTCTCTTCCGACGCGGAAAGCAGTCTGGTAGCGATGCGCACTGCGGAGCGAATCATGTCGATCTATCGCGACGGCCTGATTCCGCAGGCCGAAACATCGCAAGCCTCGGCGATGGCCGCGTATCGGGTCGGCAAAGTCGATTTCCAGACATTGCTCTCGTCGGTGCTCGATTTACAGAACCTTCGGCAGGAGTACTACCGCAGCCTCGCGGACCACGAAATCGCGATCGCCAAACTCCAGCAGGTAATCGGTGACCAACAATGA
- a CDS encoding efflux RND transporter periplasmic adaptor subunit: protein MNYNSSQWRLCTGFLALGFLLLLAPPIAHGAGSQLAPIQITPERRQLIGLEFATVVRKDVSDRLETTGNIEADERLQGYVQTRFAGWIEQVFANSTYQYVRRGQPLFTIYSPDLVSTENEYLLAIDARKRVSNSAIADVTTDASSLVESAAERLKLWGVSPREIARLERERTVRHAVEIDSPMSGYIVERNALPNMYVQPDTRLFTITDLSKVWIYAAVFQDEIGKVRPGDPATVTLDAYPGTNFDGRVDFIQPQIDPLTRTGRVRCEFYNPKGQLLPGMFAHVALDLPMGTHTVIPDTAVLRTGTHNVAFIDRGEGYLTPAEVELGPHVGDQFIVLKGLAPGQQVVSSANFLIDSESQLQAAAGAFVPPPPGVGANAVGQAVAAMPEASLEFTSDPNPMVRGHNKVSVTLRDSKGALIPGAQVTISFFMAAMPAMGMAAMHAQSAAQDQGNGAYAANIDLPSGGTWSLTITASKGGSTIAAKQMDVSAGGSMAM from the coding sequence ATGAATTACAACTCATCGCAATGGCGACTCTGCACTGGCTTCCTGGCGCTCGGATTCCTGCTGTTGCTCGCACCGCCAATCGCACATGGAGCAGGCTCTCAGCTCGCGCCAATACAGATCACGCCCGAACGCCGGCAATTGATTGGACTCGAGTTTGCGACAGTGGTGCGAAAGGATGTGAGCGATCGGCTGGAGACCACCGGTAACATCGAAGCTGATGAACGGCTCCAAGGTTACGTGCAGACGCGCTTCGCCGGTTGGATCGAACAGGTATTCGCGAACTCGACTTATCAATACGTCCGCCGCGGCCAGCCGCTGTTTACGATTTACAGCCCGGACCTGGTGAGCACCGAGAACGAATATCTGCTCGCAATAGACGCCCGCAAACGGGTGAGCAATAGCGCAATCGCTGACGTTACTACCGACGCATCATCGCTAGTCGAGTCCGCGGCCGAGCGGCTTAAGCTCTGGGGAGTTTCGCCGCGCGAGATCGCTCGCCTGGAACGCGAGCGCACGGTCCGCCACGCCGTCGAGATCGACTCGCCCATGAGCGGTTACATCGTCGAGCGCAACGCGCTGCCCAACATGTATGTACAACCCGATACGCGCCTGTTCACGATCACCGATCTATCAAAGGTGTGGATCTATGCGGCCGTTTTTCAGGACGAGATCGGCAAGGTCCGTCCGGGCGACCCGGCAACCGTCACCCTCGACGCCTATCCGGGCACGAACTTCGACGGCCGCGTCGATTTCATCCAGCCGCAGATCGATCCGCTGACTCGCACCGGCAGGGTCCGATGCGAGTTCTACAATCCGAAGGGCCAACTTCTGCCTGGGATGTTCGCGCACGTCGCGCTCGACCTCCCGATGGGCACGCACACTGTGATTCCTGACACGGCGGTTCTACGCACGGGCACGCACAACGTCGCCTTCATCGATCGTGGCGAAGGTTATCTCACACCTGCCGAGGTCGAGTTGGGACCGCACGTCGGCGACCAATTCATCGTGCTTAAAGGACTCGCGCCGGGTCAGCAGGTCGTCAGTTCCGCAAATTTCCTGATCGACTCGGAAAGTCAACTTCAGGCAGCCGCCGGCGCCTTCGTGCCGCCTCCCCCGGGTGTGGGCGCGAACGCAGTTGGTCAGGCGGTCGCGGCCATGCCCGAGGCAAGTCTCGAATTCACGAGCGACCCAAATCCTATGGTTCGCGGTCACAACAAAGTGAGCGTAACGCTGCGTGATTCCAAAGGAGCGCTAATCCCAGGCGCGCAAGTGACGATTTCTTTCTTCATGGCCGCGATGCCGGCGATGGGAATGGCCGCAATGCACGCGCAGAGCGCCGCGCAGGATCAAGGAAACGGCGCCTACGCTGCGAATATCGACTTGCCCAGCGGCGGCACCTGGAGTCTCACTATCACCGCGTCGAAGGGCGGCAGCACTATCGCCGCTAAGCAGATGGACGTGTCAGCCGGCGGCTCCATGGCGATGTGA
- a CDS encoding RlmE family RNA methyltransferase produces MARYEPHDKFYRRAREQGLPSRAAFKLEELLRRFRLVHDGARVLDLGSAPGGWLAILSTAVGNAGRVVGVDLASCARVAANVVTLVGDIRDATVGNAARDALGGPAHVVTSDLSPKLTGIRERDQAQSSVLIETAVAVAVATLKPGGAMVAKLFMGSEFESVRALFAQEFGALEVVRTRAGRPGSAELYVVARHFKRAG; encoded by the coding sequence ATGGCGCGCTACGAACCCCACGACAAGTTCTACCGGCGCGCGCGCGAGCAGGGCCTGCCGTCGCGCGCCGCCTTCAAGCTCGAAGAGCTGCTGCGCCGCTTCCGGCTGGTGCATGATGGCGCCCGAGTGCTCGATCTCGGTTCCGCGCCCGGCGGCTGGCTAGCGATTCTGAGCACGGCGGTCGGTAACGCCGGCCGCGTCGTCGGCGTCGATCTCGCATCCTGCGCCCGCGTCGCCGCCAACGTTGTCACCCTCGTCGGCGATATCCGCGACGCCACGGTCGGTAACGCGGCGCGAGATGCGCTCGGCGGCCCGGCGCACGTCGTCACCAGCGATCTGTCGCCGAAACTCACCGGCATCCGCGAGCGCGATCAGGCGCAGAGCAGCGTCTTGATCGAAACCGCTGTCGCCGTCGCCGTCGCGACGCTGAAACCCGGCGGCGCGATGGTTGCGAAGCTCTTTATGGGTAGTGAGTTCGAATCTGTGCGTGCGCTCTTCGCGCAGGAGTTTGGCGCGCTCGAGGTGGTGCGCACCCGCGCCGGCCGCCCCGGCTCGGCCGAACTCTACGTCGTCGCGCGGCACTTCAAACGGGCCGGCTAG
- a CDS encoding dual specificity protein phosphatase family protein codes for MDWWNRRPDDGPHSMRGRFSRPSVSEITEHLLVGEYPRLEDLPWLRSEFGVTAIHNLQDDIDLQINGLDAAELRSECDRLGLKFVHTPIHDGSADDMAVRLAPALHALAALIEAGERVFLHCNGGVNRAPTVAIGWLHESQRWSLDEAMTYFKRRRPCGPFMTVLEGHFGPRHLRPDD; via the coding sequence ATGGATTGGTGGAATCGCCGACCCGACGATGGACCGCACTCGATGCGCGGCCGCTTTTCGCGCCCGTCCGTCAGTGAGATCACCGAGCATCTGCTGGTCGGCGAATATCCTCGCCTCGAGGATTTGCCCTGGTTGCGGAGCGAGTTTGGCGTCACTGCGATCCACAATTTGCAGGACGACATCGACCTCCAAATCAACGGCCTCGACGCCGCGGAATTGCGCAGTGAATGCGATCGCCTGGGCCTCAAGTTCGTGCATACGCCCATCCACGACGGCAGCGCCGACGACATGGCCGTGCGTCTCGCGCCGGCATTGCACGCGCTCGCCGCTTTGATCGAAGCCGGCGAGCGGGTCTTTTTGCATTGCAACGGCGGCGTGAATCGGGCGCCCACCGTAGCGATCGGCTGGCTACACGAGAGTCAGCGCTGGTCACTCGATGAAGCGATGACCTATTTCAAACGCCGCCGGCCCTGCGGTCCGTTTATGACGGTGCTTGAGGGACACTTCGGACCGCGCCATCTGCGGCCGGATGACTGA